gcagctataccagattataaaccgatttgaatcatacttagcacagttgttagaagtgataccaaaataccacttgcataatttcagacaaatcgaaagggaattgcgccctttagaggttcaagaagtcaagacccaagatcggtttatatggcagctatatcaaaacatggaccaatttggctcatttacaatcccaaccgacctacactaataaaaattatttgtggaaaatttcaagcggctagctttactccttcgaaagtaagcgtgctttcaacagacagacgggcggacggacggacatggctagatcgacttaaaataacgatcatgaatatatatacttcatggggtctcagacgcatatttggaggggttacaaccagaatgacgaaatcagtatgcccccatcctatggtggagggaataaaaaataCCCCTTGTGTAAGGTCACTTTTTggaggaaaattggcttgtcaaaattcggcaaacaaaaaaagtccaaaaattcttaggagtgtgATGTCTTGAAACTATTTTAATGACATGTCGCATTTGatgttttctttataaaaaattatgggGATAAGCCTTCAACATTTGATAACAGGCGAGATTATATGTCAAAGTCACTAAAAtccatttttttgttaataaatacTATAAATAATGaacatatgaaattttatcaagaTTTGGcaagggaatcgagggtcagaaGTTTTAGTGTTAATtaagatatttttttatacacacaagggaaggatatatattctataCCTTGCCACACGTTTACTAAGATCATCGAATTAATGGggtattttctttttcaataggCAACCTATCAAAAAGTGGGATCGAGCAGAGTGGACcaaacatttgaaaaaattaagaaaattggcCAAGCCCAAAGTTGCTAAGCCGCAACCAAAGATAGTAAGTTCCAATTTCTATTCAATTACTAATTTCCCCATGTTCCGGTTTAAGAATTCACTTAAATGAAGAAATCTATGATATGATGATTTCAAAATTCCAAACGTAAATATAACGCTTAGAAAGTATAGGGAAGATAATAATTTTAGTTCCGCGAAATTCTGGAACATAGGGTTTTATGAGTTATGCTTTTCGAGGTTAAACATTATTTAATCAAATTTCAATGTTTATTAGTATGTAAACTATGGCCTATGTTATAATATAATTTCTTAATTTCAAAAGGTTCAATAGTTTAAAAGTCAATTAAACTACTTTCGAATTCGAACTAGGCTAAATTCTCTAGTTTGTATTATTTATCTATACGCTATCTTAAAATTACTAGATGAGTGTAACTCAGttgtaatgaaaataaataaaaaaaaaaaaaaaaaaaaaaattaaactactTAACCATTAGATTCATAAACAAACCTCTTTTTCCTTGGCGCTTCTTCATTCTGATAATATGACACAACATAATCGATtcaactcgtggttcatacgatgtCAATATTCTTCAACAACGCAGATTTACCTACAAacattacgaagaatctttcttttaAACACGCCAAGTACTGCCTCGGTATGGGTACTACTGAGGcggtggagaaaaagtgcaatataaggattttacaacaggttcagagaatttGTCCGGCCCATACACATAGAGATAGAGTATGAAGCAGCAACTGCGGTTATGTTGGGTGATTGGATAATGGAAAGAGGATAGGAGAGAGAGCCATCGTGTTATAAGCGAGGCGACGATTGGAAACCTGCATGGATTGAAAGAGGTTTCGTACGGaatatctgagacgacacttgaagtcAAGTGCAAAGCAACAAGCTGACAGGCACTGTCTTGGATGGACCAAACTAAGGACAGACTGGGCCTGGGGGTCCAGATTGAGGACCCAGAGACTGATATTTGTTTAtgaatgcctgaccataataccgtcctgcaggcggagattcgggtgatcacggaattcgtgaggtggtatggtggtAACGGGAAGACGACGTCGCACAGTGTTGCTCCGATGGACTAAAAgcaaaaatctgatataaaatctATAATGAAATTATTTACTAATCGTTTAAAGAACACTACAAATaagaataataataaatgtAAATGTGAAGTTCCCCttcaaataataagtatttttataccaaggttttataacaaaaaagtgcgacatatttcttcccaaatatttaagtttttgaaaaaaaattttaattttggttgATTAATTCATAAAAATAGATTTAGATCTTAAAGATCAATCTAAAGTCAGAGATGGGCTGTACAAAACTCTGACAtttatgacatacatttccgatgCATAATACAtgcgtcgaaaacgtcgtaaacatagtaaaaaaataataaggaaATCTCACAACCATTTCTAAACTTTTGTTTGCAAATCGTCCTACAGACAATCTCAAATCTAATaacttttattgggttgcccaaaaagtaattgcggattttttaaaagaaagtaaatgcatttttaatgaaacttagaatgaactttaatcaaatatactttttttacactttttttctaaagcaagctaaaagtaacagctgataactgacagaagaaagaatgcaattacagagccacaagctgtgaaaaaatttgtcaatccgcaattactttttgggcaacccaatataattaatttttttccggAATGGATCCAAAAAAGTCCGACTTGGGCCACCCTAATTCTTTTTCAGTGTTCTTTAGCTGCTCcaatttattacattttttatattttgaattagtttgaaaaataaatgttttcagTCCCTTTTTAGAAAGAGGGTTTAAACCTTTTCACTGATCTATAGATCAAAACCTCAGCCTTTTTCACTAGTAGGATAGAATAATTATTGACCCGGTAAACGAATAAAATTTTTGCGGCTATCAAAACACTTTTGCCatcaaagagtttttggtttgccTATATAAGAAAGTTCCTTTTACCGCGGCGAAATTGTTAAAAGGTTTACAACAGAGgtgcacaaaataaaaatgagattgtgtgtgtgtcgtaccgagtatggtcaagattggtctttatttggatataactgccatatagtcaAGATCGTTcttgatttggatgtagctgtcctaatttcagcgaaatcggagaataaatgcgcctattatgggcccaaattttaaattaaagaaaattttagttttgtgcACTAGAGGTGTGCATGTGAGTTGTCGTGTCAcgcgtgagtcacgtgattcgtgagtgagatccatATCCAATCACTTGATCGTGCGTGACCGTGATTGAGTAAAAATTCTTAGAGCGTGagcgtgagtgagtgaaatcatgctTACGACACTAattacgactcacgagacagTCACAACTCACGAAAAAATCCCcactaaagttaaaaaaaattttctcataaGTCGTGATTTCTTCGAGAGTCATGCGtgagtgtaattttcgtctcgTGGATGTGGTGAACGTGAGTCGAGTGCGTGAGTAACattttttctcgtgagcgtgTGTGGAGTGAGCCGCGCTTTAGGGGAATAAGGAGGAACGAAAGGGGGACTAATCTTGGTGAACGCGAAACCTTTCGGGgtgacacagtccgagttaagggcgtgagcaATGTAGCACTGACgaacagcgaaacggccggtaggacgacgaaatcCTTATAagggatccggatcgtgagaagacaagtcTGTTAAGCAGGAAAGAGATAAGCATGGCTTTCGGCATCATTACaggtcacataggactacggcgcacttatgcagaataggtgtACCCTCCGCGCCCTCATTTCAACATAACCTCACCATGCTTGGGagtcatataacaacacgggtagtatcagtgtctagtCTAGTTATAGATATACTTAATCCTAAGTAGTATCTATTAGCCAGTAATAATCtccgttttatttcaaaacttggCTCGTTCGTTTAGTTTATGGCGGTGTCAAGAAAGATGTGTTAAAATTGCAGGCTTTCTCAAAGttttggttcccaactttctctgtTTGTCTGGTTTCACAAGGCATTTCGGATCTTTCTCAGTCCTTAGTATTTTGAAGCTATTAAAAGCGTGCAGACATTTGCCTTAATCAATCCAGCCAACTTAAAGATGAAATATTAAAGGATCGTATTTTCACACCGAACTTTTCTTCACATCGCGCGAAATTCACCTTAACTTTCATTGTTTACATATGTAAagaagatgtttttttttttttttacaaaagaagTGGATTTTATCTAGATTTGACTAATTATTACCTTTCTTTTAATATATTAGCCAAACAAACGAATGCCTCTTCAGAGTATGAAACGCTACAAAAACTTATCCAGGCCAGTTAAACGAGATGTACTGGAGAAACCAGATTGGACATTGACACATGAACTGAAAAGATATAAAGCTACGGAACGTCTCATGAACTTGGCTAAACCTTTGATACGTGATACGTCTATGTTATATCAGGAATTACCCATAAAAATTCCTCAAACAGTTCTAAAACACAAAGGTATGTGTTTTTATAGTATCTTTGTgggtttcttttattttttttaattataacatTTCCCCAGCAACCAAGCGTACACTTGATTTATCGCAACCTAAGGCCCGAAAAACGTCACCAGAGATATCTGAAAATCCATTCGCTATTTCTCCTAATGCCCTTAAGGCAAAGGCTTCCAAACGGACAAAGGATTTGGCTGAGCCCAAAGAATGTGAAAATACACATATTCGTGAAGATCCCTTTGCAATTTCACCGGCAGCTCTCAAGGCAAAGGCGAAACCACGTACCCTAGAATTAGCCAAACCAAAGAAATAATTTGGCGTTGAGTGTATTCTCAagactttaaaaatttgttgtaaCTAAAAGTTGTGATTATTTATCTTAATATTAATAGTATATTTAATGTGCAAAAATTATAATAGTTacggattactggcttaggtgtatgtccatagtggcgtggggaggattaatatctgcaccctcttttcaacctaacctaacctaaactacgGATTCTTGTCAATTGATTCCAACGAAATACCTAAAGAAACCAATGATTGAAAGTCTTGTCTCGTGGTATATAGAACGATTGAAGTGTAAAAAAGTTTGCTATTTTTGAAGGGATGACAATTAGATTATTGGCAGTGTTTGCTACTTCGGACTAACAACAATTTGACAATTAGTTCGGATTGCGGAAGGTGTTTTTTAAGTGTATACAAAGAGACTCAAGAACTTAATCCcaggatcgttttatatgggggccgTATTTATTTATGGATTTTATGTTGGGATAAGAATGTCTAAACTTAGTTCCCATTCTAAATGTTAGCCCAATCGTTTACAAATATTGGGTTCTAAGTGTTGAATACCTCAATACCGAGGAACGGTTtccggggctcaagaattcacattggtttatatgtatGAATCTATCCGGGCGGGATTTGGTGTGggtgttggagggtataaacgtactttacataccaaacttaatTTTCTAGGGacacaagaaatcaaatcaggagatcaattAAATGAGAGTTATAACTCCTTATGAACTTGTATGGCCAAGATTaatttacatacaaaatttccgccaaacaGCGTAAAAATTGAGGATTTC
This Stomoxys calcitrans chromosome 2, idStoCalc2.1, whole genome shotgun sequence DNA region includes the following protein-coding sequences:
- the LOC106083956 gene encoding uncharacterized protein LOC106083956, with the protein product MWLKESSAGCCNIFQRLPEELQCFLPELYADLQRLQNLHRHSFVKNQRILNLAKTKNIKKTPRFVPICPCKFKKPIEVIHLDQKENTRTEQLAYPKARKLLVFKDEIKKLFPPNRIINLNRLIRKSLLSLYSRLANVQPPEEMQPIKKWDRAEWTKHLKKLRKLAKPKVAKPQPKIPNKRMPLQSMKRYKNLSRPVKRDVLEKPDWTLTHELKRYKATERLMNLAKPLIRDTSMLYQELPIKIPQTVLKHKATKRTLDLSQPKARKTSPEISENPFAISPNALKAKASKRTKDLAEPKECENTHIREDPFAISPAALKAKAKPRTLELAKPKK